The Candidatus Bathyarchaeota archaeon nucleotide sequence TTTAACTCCTTCAAAAGGTATTATATCTCTAATTGAAGATATGGTTTCTCCAGCTCTAGCTTGATCTAAACCAAGCAAAGCTGGAATATTTCCTGCACCTAAATATCCAACAACCTCTCTATATGGACCCATATACAAGCAAACTTGTTGAACCCTTGACTCCATTCTAGCGCCAACCATATAAATTTTGTCCCCTTCATGCACTGCCCCCGAGAATAATCTTCCAGTAGCTACAACTCCAGCTTGAGGATCAACAACCACGTTCGTAACGCACATAACAACTGGTCCATCATCATTACAATTTATCATCGCTTGGCCTACTTCGCTGTTTAAGTCTCCTCTCCAAACTTTTGGTATTCTATATTTTTGAGCTATATGCGGAGGAGGCATAGCTTCAACAGCCATATCTAAAATTGCTTCATGAAGCGGGCTTTTGCTTTTTAATTCCTCAATGTTTTCAGATGTATAAGCTTCAACAATATCGTTAAACTTTATTCCTTTAGATTTAGCTATTTTATATGTAAAACCCCAGCGATCTTTAGCTGAGCCTAAAGCTACAGTATTCTCTAAAAAGCTTACTTTCCATTTATCTTTAAATTCAGGTTCTCCATATAACTCTATTAACTCATTAAAATCTTTAATTATTCTAGCAACTTTTTCTTGAATTTGCTCTGGTGTTAATTTAAGCTCTTTAATAAGCCTATCTATTTTATTTATATAAAGCACTGGCCTAACTCTTTCTTCAAGAGCTTGCCTAGTAACAGTTTCGGTTTGAACCATAACTTCTTCAACAGCATCCACTACAACAACAGCTCCATCTATAGCTCTAAGAGATCTAGTTACTCTTCCAGAAAAATCTACATGTCCAGGTGTATCAATTAAATTTATTACATACGGTTTACCATCCATTTCATGAAGCAAGCTTACGTTAGCAGCTTTAATAGTCATCTGCCTCTTCTGCTCTTCCTCCATATAATCTAAAGCTAAAGCTGTTCCAGCAACAGAAGGGGAAAGTAAACCTGCAGCTGCTAATAAAGAATCGGACATAGTAGTTTTTCCATGATCCACGTGAGCAATTATCCCAATATATTCCGGGCGTAAAACTAAAATGTTTTTACGCCTTTCGGATTTGATTTTTATCTTTAACTATTTTCAAGATTTCTGCCGTAGTTTTGAATCGAGGCAACTTTCATCCCCTTTCTATTTTAAATCTAAATATTCCTCCACTCTTTATTATATTAACAAAAGAGGAGGAGTTTAAAATAAAGGTTTCGTAAAAACTTTTCGCTTTTAAAACTTTTACTCTTTTTTAACCTCTATAAACACTTTCTCATCTCCATTAATTGAAACGCCTTTTAAAGCTGAAGCCATCCCTAAAACTGTTAATCGAATCATTTCAGCTACAAACCTTTGAATTGGGACTTCATTATTATCTACTATTAGCTTGGTTTTAATCAAGTTTTTAGACTCTAAAACTTTGCAGTCATTAAATGAAGCTTTCCCTTCATAAATTTTTAAAGCTAACTCTCTGCATGAATAATACCCGCATTTTTTGCAATCTAACTGTGGAAGCTTCCATGTTAAATCTAAAATTTTTCTTTCAAAGTTTATAAATTTCAACGTTAACTCAATTAGCTTAGGTAAATCTATTAAAAGCTTTAAAGCTTCTTCAATTGAGTTAAAGGAGCAAAAACCTATTATATACCCTTTAGCTTCTTTACTAAACCTTTTAAGCTCATCCCTGCTTCTTACACAGATTATTTTAGCTACTTCTTCATCAACCAAAAGGTTTTTAAACCCTTCAAAAATTAAAACATCAAAATCGTCTAAAGGCGTTATAAACTTTTCTGCATTAAAATCCTTAAACTCGCTTTTTATAATTAACGTTGTTTCCGCTTCAGCTACAGCTGCCACCAGTTTTGCTCCTGAATTGCTATGCCTCCATGTATCGCTTCCTTCTTTATCTATTGAAAAATTTTTTTCAGAAATATGCTTTACAGTAGCAACTTTAAAACCTTTATTCGCTAAAGCTTTAACCAAATT carries:
- a CDS encoding elongation factor EF-2, translating into MKIKSERRKNILVLRPEYIGIIAHVDHGKTTMSDSLLAAAGLLSPSVAGTALALDYMEEEQKRQMTIKAANVSLLHEMDGKPYVINLIDTPGHVDFSGRVTRSLRAIDGAVVVVDAVEEVMVQTETVTRQALEERVRPVLYINKIDRLIKELKLTPEQIQEKVARIIKDFNELIELYGEPEFKDKWKVSFLENTVALGSAKDRWGFTYKIAKSKGIKFNDIVEAYTSENIEELKSKSPLHEAILDMAVEAMPPPHIAQKYRIPKVWRGDLNSEVGQAMINCNDDGPVVMCVTNVVVDPQAGVVATGRLFSGAVHEGDKIYMVGARMESRVQQVCLYMGPYREVVGYLGAGNIPALLGLDQARAGETISSIRDIIPFEGVKYVTEPVVTMAVEPKNSRDLPRLVDVLKKLSIEDPNLVTTINEETGEYLISGMGTLHLEIATTLIQKTGLEIVTSKPIVMYRESIRSKAGPFEGKSPNKHNRIYISVEPLEEEVIQLIKDGKISEYMDKHEMARILREHGWSADEARGVWSVDGTNVIVDVTKGAQYLQEAKDMIIAGYRWGLKEGPLAYEPIRGLKVKISDVSLHEDPVHRGPAQIMPMSRRAMFAAFLSADPCLLEPIQKITIKVPPELLGAATSIITQKRGKIISVEQKGHLAYIIGELPTAETFDLSEALRSATAGRAFWGLEFLRWSPVPASMQTQVITEIRKRKGLPPEPQKAEEFIG
- the mobB gene encoding molybdopterin-guanine dinucleotide biosynthesis protein B; translated protein: MSRLKQPRIAVIGYKNSGKTTVVENLVKALANKGFKVATVKHISEKNFSIDKEGSDTWRHSNSGAKLVAAVAEAETTLIIKSEFKDFNAEKFITPLDDFDVLIFEGFKNLLVDEEVAKIICVRSRDELKRFSKEAKGYIIGFCSFNSIEEALKLLIDLPKLIELTLKFINFERKILDLTWKLPQLDCKKCGYYSCRELALKIYEGKASFNDCKVLESKNLIKTKLIVDNNEVPIQRFVAEMIRLTVLGMASALKGVSINGDEKVFIEVKKE